The Cellulomonas sp. S1-8 genomic sequence GCCCCACGTCGAACCGCTTCCGCCCGCAGCACGCTCCTCACCACGTCCGTTCGCGCCTCTCACGGACGCGGTGCCCCCGGCCCACGCAGGCCGCGGTGGTACTCCCGCGTCACCCGCTTCCACCGCGATCGCTCCGCCGCCGCCAGGCGGGCGTCGGAACGGCGCGCCTGGTACGCCGCCTCCCGCGCCAGCCGGCGCCAGCTCGTGAGCCGCCGCTCGGGCAGGTCGCCGTTCTCGACCGCCTCGCGCACCGCGCACCCCGGCTCCACCTGGTGCGCGCAGTCGGCGAAGCGGCAGCGCTCCGCGAACCCGGCGACGTCGGCGAACGTCGTCGCGAGCGCGCCGGCCTCGGCGACCATCCCGACGCCGCGCACACCGGGGGTGTCCACGAGCACGGCACCGCCCGCGAGCGGGACCAGCTCCCGGTGGGTCGTCGTGTGCCGCCCGCGCCCGTCGGCGCGGCTACCGCCCGTCGCCATGACCTCACGTCCCGCGAGCGCGTTGACCAGGCTCGACTTGCCCGCACCCGACGGCCCGACCGCGACGAGTGCGACCCCCGGCGCCAGCAGCGCCCGCACCGGGTCGAGCCCCGCGCCGTCGAGGACGCTGACGGCGTGCACGTCGACACCGATCGCGACCTGGGCGACCTGCGCGGCCATGCCGTCGGGGTCGGGCACGAGGTCGGCCTTGGTGAGCACGACGACGGGCCGGGCGCCCGACCGCCAGGCCAGGGTGAGCAGCCGCTCCACGCGTCCCAGGTCGGGCTCGGGGTCCAGGTGCTCCACGACGAGCACGACGTCGACGTTCGCCGCGACGACCTGCTCGAGCGACGTGCGTCCCGCCGAGTCGCGCACCAGCGAGCTGCGCCGCTCGTGCACGGCGCTCGCCTGCCACAGGCTGCCGCGGCGCACGTCCACGACGTCGCCCACCGTCGGCGGCACGCGCGTGCCGTCGGGCAGCGGCAGCAGGCCGTCGCGCGGCAGGTCGACACGGTGCGCCGCGGCGCCCAGGTCGTCGTCGGGGACGACGAGCAGCGCGCCACGGTCCGCCCGCACGACGCGGGCGCGCAGCGGCGCGGCGTCGTCGGGTGGGAAGGCGGCGGGCTGGGTCACACCTCGACGGTAGGTCGGCGGTCGGCGCGTGGCACCGGATTAATCGCGACCGGGACGCCGCCGCCGACGGCCCGCGGTCAGCCGTCCGGGTAGGCCGGCCCGCCTGGTACCCCGAACGCCTCCTCGAGCGAGCCGATGCCCTTCTCACGCAGGTGGGCGGTGAGCTCGCGGCCCACCCAGCGCAGGTGCCAGCCCTCCGGCGCGTACCCGGTGACGCCCGTGTTCTGCTCGGTGTACCGCACGACGAACCCGAACTCCCCCGCGTGCTCGGCGAGCCAGACGCCCTCGACGGTCCGGGCGAAGCACGTCTGGAAGCTGCAGCCCGGGTCGGAGCCGGACTCGATGTCCACCGCGAGGCCCGTCTGGTGCTCGGAGAACCCGGGGCGGGCCGAGTAGCGCTCGGCGTGCGCGAACCCGCGGCGGGCCTCGATGGCGCCCCGCGCCGACGCCTGCTCCGCGTACGACCGGTAGCCGCTGCCGACGACGAGCTGCGCGCCCGCGGCCTGCGCGGCACCGACCATGGCCGCCAGGTCTGCCTGCACCGCGGTCCGCACGAAGGCACCGCTGACGTCGACCAGGTCGGGGGGCTCGTAGCCCTCGGCGATCGGGCGCTGCTTGTTGACGATCACCCACGGGCTCGTCGGGTCGCTGGTGGAGTGCTGCGCGAGGTCGAACGTGGGTGTGGGCGTGGGCCGCGGGGCGAACGAGGGGACGGTGATCGCCTCGTCCCACGGCACCACCTCGGTGAGGCCCTGGAAGCGGGCCTGCTCGCCTGTGGACAGCTCGGTCCACAGTCCCGTGGCCGCACCGCCGACCGCGAGCACGGCGACGACCGCCAGGACGGCGAGCGCGACGGTGCGCCAAGGGCGAGGCCTCATGGACGCGATGGTAGGGCGAAAGCGGACGAATCGGTCAAGAGGCCACGAACGTCACCCGTCGGTGGGGCACGGACACCTCGTCCAGCCGAACGTCGAGCCGCTCCCCGAGGGGCAGCGGCCCCGTGCCCGTCACGGGCGCGACGACGGCGGGCTCGCGCAGCTGCAGCGCTCCCCGCACACGTCCGTCGCGCGGCTCGTCGACGTCCACCACCACGCCGCTGAACGTCTGACCGACGCGGGGTGCCAGCACGACGGCCTCGACGAGGTCGAGCGCGCCGCGGTCGAACGCCGCGACGCGTCGACCCGTCCGGGTCATCGTGGCGGGGAGCTCCGGCAGCGCCGCGTGCACCCACGCGGGTACGTCGCGCCCGGCGACGGCCGCGAGGCACACCTCGGTGCCGTAGCGGTCGACGAGGCGCCGCAGCGGTGCGGTCACATGGGCGTACGGGGCACGGATCGCCGCGTGCTCGGCGTCGTCGCCGGCGGGCACCGCGAGGTCCCCGCCGAACGCGCGGTAGCCGGCGCCGCGGAACAGGGTCGTCGCCTCACGCAGGAACGCCGCGTGGGGACCCAGGTGCGAGTCGAGGCGCGCCAGCAGGTCGGCGTAGGGCAGGGCGGCGGGCCAGTCGATGTCGAGGGCGGCCGCGGTGCGGCGCAGCCGTGCGACGTCCCGGTCGTCGGCGGGCGGCAGCGTGCGCACGACACCCACGCCGGCGTCGAGCATGAGCCGCGCGGCGACGATGCCCGTGAGCAGGGAGATCTGCGCGTTCCAGCCCTCGACGGGCAGCGTCGCGCGGAACCGCAGGTCGAACGTGCCGTCGGCGGCGCGCACGACCTCCTGCTCGGGCACGTCGAGGGACGCGCCCCCGCGCTCGCGCTCGCGCTCCTCACGGAGCCGGCCGACGTCGGCCAGCCCCCGCAGCAGGTCGTCGGCGGTCCCGGCGTCGAGGCGCTCCTGGACCTGCGCGTACGTGAGCTGCGCGCGGCTGCGGACGACGGCCCGCTCGACGTGCACGTCGACGGGCTCGCCGTCGGCGTCGAGGTCGATGCACCACAGGGCCGCAGGGCGCACCTGGTCGGCGAGGAGGCTGGCCGCGCCCTCGGAGAGCACGGTCGGGTGCAGCGGGACGCGCCCGTCGGGGCTGTAGCAGGTCATGCCGCGGCGGTGGGTCTCGGCGTCGAGGGTGCCGCCGGGCACGACGAACGCGGCGACGTCGGCGATCGCGTAGCGCACGCGCCAGCCGGTCCCGCGGCGCTCGACGTGGACGGCCTGGTCGAGGTCGGTCGACCCGGCGGGGTCGATCGTCACGAACGGCACGTCGGTGCGGTCGGTGCGCGTCCCGGGGGCGTGGGGCCCGTCGGGGGCGGTGCGGGCGGCGACGTCGGCCTCGGCGAGCGCGTCGGGGGGGTAGGTCACGGGGAGCTCGACCTCGGCGCGCAGCGCCGCGAGCCCGGCGGTGACCGCGGCCGTCGTGTCGTCGGGGTCGGCGGTGGCGGCGGTCAGGCGGACGGGGCGGGCTGGCACGGTCCGACTGTAAACGCAGGCGCGTCGTCTCACCCTGCGAGAAAGCAGACTGTTCTTAT encodes the following:
- a CDS encoding RNB domain-containing ribonuclease; its protein translation is MPARPVRLTAATADPDDTTAAVTAGLAALRAEVELPVTYPPDALAEADVAARTAPDGPHAPGTRTDRTDVPFVTIDPAGSTDLDQAVHVERRGTGWRVRYAIADVAAFVVPGGTLDAETHRRGMTCYSPDGRVPLHPTVLSEGAASLLADQVRPAALWCIDLDADGEPVDVHVERAVVRSRAQLTYAQVQERLDAGTADDLLRGLADVGRLREERERERGGASLDVPEQEVVRAADGTFDLRFRATLPVEGWNAQISLLTGIVAARLMLDAGVGVVRTLPPADDRDVARLRRTAAALDIDWPAALPYADLLARLDSHLGPHAAFLREATTLFRGAGYRAFGGDLAVPAGDDAEHAAIRAPYAHVTAPLRRLVDRYGTEVCLAAVAGRDVPAWVHAALPELPATMTRTGRRVAAFDRGALDLVEAVVLAPRVGQTFSGVVVDVDEPRDGRVRGALQLREPAVVAPVTGTGPLPLGERLDVRLDEVSVPHRRVTFVAS
- a CDS encoding M15 family metallopeptidase, which gives rise to MRPRPWRTVALAVLAVVAVLAVGGAATGLWTELSTGEQARFQGLTEVVPWDEAITVPSFAPRPTPTPTFDLAQHSTSDPTSPWVIVNKQRPIAEGYEPPDLVDVSGAFVRTAVQADLAAMVGAAQAAGAQLVVGSGYRSYAEQASARGAIEARRGFAHAERYSARPGFSEHQTGLAVDIESGSDPGCSFQTCFARTVEGVWLAEHAGEFGFVVRYTEQNTGVTGYAPEGWHLRWVGRELTAHLREKGIGSLEEAFGVPGGPAYPDG
- the rsgA gene encoding ribosome small subunit-dependent GTPase A — translated: MTQPAAFPPDDAAPLRARVVRADRGALLVVPDDDLGAAAHRVDLPRDGLLPLPDGTRVPPTVGDVVDVRRGSLWQASAVHERRSSLVRDSAGRTSLEQVVAANVDVVLVVEHLDPEPDLGRVERLLTLAWRSGARPVVVLTKADLVPDPDGMAAQVAQVAIGVDVHAVSVLDGAGLDPVRALLAPGVALVAVGPSGAGKSSLVNALAGREVMATGGSRADGRGRHTTTHRELVPLAGGAVLVDTPGVRGVGMVAEAGALATTFADVAGFAERCRFADCAHQVEPGCAVREAVENGDLPERRLTSWRRLAREAAYQARRSDARLAAAERSRWKRVTREYHRGLRGPGAPRP